From a single Apium graveolens cultivar Ventura chromosome 2, ASM990537v1, whole genome shotgun sequence genomic region:
- the LOC141707335 gene encoding dof zinc finger protein DOF2.1-like: MHGMDHSSAQHQQEMASNETLESMLVCNNNNINKASEEKKLLKPPPEQALKCPRCDSSNTKFCYYNNYSLTQPRYFCKACRRYWTKGGTLRNVPVGGGCRKNRRSSSSSSNSSSSSRLIRTQDHHSSLIQTNPLLAAYDSTDLSLAFARLQNGQLGFDHYQNHDHHDQFAAMGGTNGNNPNNTHGFLDALRNGYLENPFNGFQNASYYGNNIGNAENVGGMNVNVEDQMGNLPYEDLMSSGATTQAVTVTTVKQEGPSGVRESPMAPETGRVLWGYPWQLNGGGDGSVMGDVDAAGRQNNWITGINGSTNWHGLFNTPLMQGDVN; encoded by the exons ATGCATGGTATGGATCATTCAAGTGCACAGCACCAACAG GAAATGGCTTCTAATGAAACACTAGAAAGCATGTTGGTatgcaacaacaacaacattAACAAAGCAAGTGAAGAAAAGAAATTACTAAAGCCACCACCAGAACAAGCTCTAAAATGCCCCAGATGTGACTCAAGTAACACTAAGTTTTGTTACTACAACAACTACAGCCTTACTCAGCCAAGATACTTTTGTAAAGCTTGTAGAAGGTATTGGACAAAAGGAGGCACTTTGAGAAATGTTCCTGTGGGTGGAGGGTGCAGGAAGAACAGGAgatcctcatcttcatcatccAACTCTTCTTCTTCATCAAGATTGATTAGGACTCAAGATCATCACTCTTCACTCATCCAAACAAACCCTCTTTTAGCTGCTTATGATTCTACTGATCTTTCTCTTGCTTTTGCAAGACTTCAGAATGGGCAACTAGGGTTTGATCACTATCAAAATCATGATCACCATGATCAGTTCGCTGCCATGGGTGGTACTAATGGTAACAATCCCAATAATACCCATGGGTTTCTTGATGCTTTGAGAAATGGTTATCTTGAAAATCCATTTAATGGGTTTCAAAATGCATCATACTATGGGAACAATATTGGCAATGCTGAGAATGTTGGGGGTATGAATGTAAATGTTGAAGACCAGATGGGGAATCTACCATATGAGGATTTGATGAGTAGTGGTGCTACAACACAAGCTGTGACAGTCACCACTGTGAAGCAAGAGGGTCCAAGTGGTGTCCGAGAATCCCCGATGGCACCGGAGACCGGAAGAGTATTGTGGGGATATCCATGGCAGCTTAATGGTGGTGGAGATGGTAGCGTTATGGGTGATGTTGATGCTGCAGGAAGACAGAACAACTGGATTACTGGGATTAATGGCTCTACTAATTGGCATGGACTTTTCAATACTCCTCTCATGCAAGGAGATGTTAATTAG